A part of Myxococcus landrumus genomic DNA contains:
- a CDS encoding SWIM zinc finger family protein gives MTTATRHPVELRYATTSDVESTADASRVLLALEGSRGTVGVRGRVKDSTLFRDTLTAAFGILSSDLRYRGKDRTAYLAYLMKQGKRATAQIWEAQKAFLDNALDGEEKQDALLDPVLTVDPDSVSLEVFSRDESAYARLSFDNALFDGREAAHGSTFLDVPADLPARMDRLRTYMPVSLEAHVALPAKTAREPRNVEVPHAWLRGFLQVQSAATLPASTCELAPIDLYNLLFALRTRKSKKAPRALRFELIPGAAPRLVLEPWELVLECHGGKYTGTAPAVVRTFGRQRLMALARLLPHAKSVRLQLMGPGLPVFWVIEMGAATLTLGLTGWTESGWSSAAAFDVLMPRAVPDGLAQSLRDRLRAEGPLSFETLVAGANGATKEQARAALQLECLRGRVLFDLSKGQYRPRDLMATPVDESVIRFGNEREARAHRLLGDGSAGAGEVKLTKVHDVVGEGTRIHGEVVDREAVRSFFPSFLLDLEGRVKEATCGCPHFRRSGMREGPCEHQFALRLAYSRRRTEEEALRRTPEGRKLIRAETRSYVRRDAESGQEMVYRVSLDGQVVAVEWGLRTGEARHQRLWFDSDAEARSAYFTRLEKLSADGYIDAASSLV, from the coding sequence GTGACGACCGCCACCCGTCACCCCGTCGAGCTTCGCTACGCCACCACGAGCGACGTGGAGTCGACCGCGGACGCCTCGCGTGTGCTGCTGGCCCTGGAGGGCTCTCGCGGCACCGTGGGCGTGCGCGGGCGCGTGAAGGACTCCACGCTCTTCCGCGACACGCTCACCGCCGCGTTCGGCATCCTCTCCAGCGACTTGCGCTACCGGGGCAAGGACCGCACCGCGTACCTCGCCTACCTCATGAAGCAGGGGAAGCGGGCCACGGCGCAAATCTGGGAGGCGCAGAAGGCCTTCCTCGACAACGCGCTCGACGGCGAGGAGAAGCAGGACGCGCTGCTGGACCCGGTCCTCACCGTGGACCCGGACAGCGTCTCGCTGGAGGTCTTCTCCCGCGACGAGAGCGCCTACGCGCGCCTGTCCTTCGACAACGCCCTCTTCGACGGCCGCGAGGCCGCGCACGGCTCCACCTTCCTGGACGTCCCGGCGGACCTGCCGGCCCGGATGGACCGCCTTCGCACGTACATGCCGGTGTCGCTGGAGGCGCACGTCGCGCTGCCCGCGAAGACGGCGCGCGAGCCTCGCAACGTGGAGGTGCCGCACGCCTGGCTGCGCGGCTTCCTCCAGGTGCAGTCCGCCGCCACGCTGCCCGCCAGCACGTGTGAGCTGGCCCCCATCGACCTCTACAACCTCCTCTTCGCGCTGCGCACCCGCAAGTCGAAGAAGGCCCCGCGCGCCCTGCGCTTCGAGCTGATTCCCGGCGCGGCGCCGCGCCTGGTGTTGGAGCCCTGGGAGCTGGTGCTGGAGTGCCACGGCGGCAAGTACACGGGCACCGCCCCCGCCGTCGTGCGCACCTTCGGCCGTCAGCGACTGATGGCGCTCGCGCGGCTGTTGCCCCACGCGAAGTCGGTGCGCCTGCAGCTCATGGGTCCGGGCCTGCCGGTGTTCTGGGTCATCGAGATGGGCGCGGCCACGCTGACGCTCGGCCTCACGGGCTGGACGGAGAGCGGCTGGTCCTCCGCCGCGGCCTTCGATGTCCTCATGCCCCGCGCCGTCCCGGACGGCCTGGCCCAGTCGCTGCGGGACAGGCTGCGCGCCGAAGGTCCGCTGTCCTTCGAGACGCTCGTCGCCGGAGCCAACGGCGCGACGAAGGAGCAGGCGCGCGCCGCCCTCCAGCTCGAGTGCCTGCGCGGCCGCGTCCTCTTCGACCTGTCCAAGGGCCAGTACCGCCCCCGCGACTTGATGGCCACGCCGGTGGACGAGTCCGTCATCCGCTTCGGCAACGAGCGAGAGGCCCGTGCCCACCGCCTGCTGGGCGACGGCTCCGCGGGGGCTGGCGAGGTGAAGCTCACCAAGGTCCACGACGTGGTGGGCGAAGGCACCCGCATCCACGGCGAGGTGGTGGACCGCGAGGCGGTGCGCAGCTTCTTCCCCAGCTTCCTGTTGGATTTGGAAGGCCGCGTGAAGGAAGCCACCTGCGGCTGTCCGCACTTCCGCCGCTCCGGCATGCGCGAGGGCCCCTGCGAGCACCAGTTCGCGCTGCGCCTGGCCTACTCGCGCCGCCGCACCGAGGAGGAGGCCCTGCGCCGCACCCCCGAGGGCCGCAAGCTCATCCGCGCCGAGACGCGCTCGTACGTGCGCCGCGACGCGGAGAGCGGACAGGAGATGGTGTACCGCGTCTCCCTCGACGGGCAGGTCGTCGCCGTGGAGTGGGGCCTTCGCACCGGCGAAGCGCGCCACCAGCGGCTCTGGTTCGACTCCGACGCGGAGGCGCGCTCGGCGTACTTCACGCGGTTGGAGAAGCTTTCCGCCGACGGCTACATCGACGCGGCGTCGTCCTTGGTGTAA